The Blastococcus sp. HT6-4 genome window below encodes:
- a CDS encoding RNA polymerase sigma factor, with amino-acid sequence MPADQPAPEAAAASTTPRARSAAAGTRASATKSAAEPTAARKRAPAKTAGGKSPAKGRAKPAITPSTNAGEGTVLTAVATDGSTVAVVDAGSEGLKLDETVVTGKDGVEVAAAEDEATAEGGTDFEWDDEEESEALRQARKDAELTASADSVRAYLKQIGKVALLNAEEEVDLAKRIEAGLYGAERLRQVEEEGQKISPQMRRDLNWIVRDGERAKNHLLEANLRLVVSLAKRYTGRGMAFLDLIQEGNLGLIRAVEKFDYTKGYKFSTYATWWIRQAITRAMADQARTIRIPVHMVEVINKLGRIQRELLQDLGREPTPEELAKEMDITPDKVLEIQQYAREPISLDQTIGDEGDSQLGDFIEDSEAVVAVDAVSFTLMQDQLTSVLQTLSEREAGVVRLRFGLTDGQPRTLDEIGQVYGVTRERIRQIESKTMSKLRHPSRSQVLRDYLD; translated from the coding sequence GTGCCCGCCGATCAGCCAGCACCGGAAGCAGCCGCAGCGAGCACCACCCCGCGCGCCAGGAGCGCCGCGGCCGGTACCCGTGCAAGCGCCACCAAGTCGGCCGCCGAGCCGACGGCCGCCCGGAAGAGGGCACCGGCCAAGACCGCCGGTGGGAAGAGCCCGGCCAAGGGCCGCGCCAAGCCGGCGATCACCCCCTCGACGAACGCCGGCGAGGGCACCGTGCTGACCGCGGTCGCCACCGACGGCTCCACCGTCGCCGTCGTCGACGCCGGATCCGAGGGCCTCAAGCTCGACGAGACGGTCGTGACCGGCAAGGACGGCGTCGAGGTCGCCGCCGCCGAGGACGAGGCCACCGCCGAGGGCGGTACCGACTTCGAGTGGGACGACGAGGAGGAGTCCGAGGCGCTGCGGCAGGCCCGCAAGGACGCCGAGCTCACCGCGTCGGCCGACTCCGTCCGCGCCTATCTCAAGCAGATCGGCAAGGTCGCCCTCCTCAACGCCGAGGAGGAGGTCGACCTCGCCAAGCGCATCGAGGCCGGTCTCTACGGCGCCGAGCGCCTCCGCCAGGTCGAGGAGGAGGGCCAGAAGATCTCGCCGCAGATGCGCCGGGACCTCAACTGGATCGTCCGCGACGGCGAGCGCGCCAAGAACCACCTGCTGGAGGCCAACCTCCGCCTGGTGGTCTCCCTCGCCAAGCGCTACACCGGCCGCGGCATGGCGTTCCTGGACCTGATCCAGGAGGGCAACCTGGGCCTGATCCGTGCGGTCGAGAAGTTCGACTACACCAAGGGCTACAAGTTCTCCACGTACGCGACCTGGTGGATCCGGCAGGCGATCACCCGCGCGATGGCCGACCAGGCCCGCACCATCCGCATCCCGGTGCACATGGTCGAGGTCATCAACAAGCTCGGCCGCATCCAGCGCGAGCTGCTCCAGGACCTGGGCCGCGAGCCCACCCCGGAGGAGCTGGCCAAGGAGATGGACATCACCCCGGACAAGGTGCTGGAGATCCAGCAGTACGCCCGGGAGCCGATCAGCCTCGACCAGACCATCGGCGACGAGGGCGACAGCCAGCTCGGTGACTTCATCGAGGACTCGGAAGCCGTGGTGGCGGTCGACGCGGTGAGCTTCACGCTCATGCAGGACCAGCTGACCAGCGTGCTGCAGACCCTCTCCGAGCGGGAGGCGGGCGTCGTCCGGCTGCGCTTCGGCCTCACCGACGGTCAGCCGCGCACCCTGGACGAGATCGGCCAGGTCTACGGGGTCACCCGTGAGCGGATCCGCCAGATCGAGTCGAAGACCATGTCCAAGCTGCGCCACCCCAGCCGCTCCCAGGTCCTGCGCGACTACCTGGACTGA
- the ppgK gene encoding polyphosphate--glucose phosphotransferase — protein sequence MHGFGVDIGGSGIKGCLVDLDEGRLVGERLRIETPQPSLPEPVYGVVAEIVGSFGWDGRVGVTFPGVMKSGVAHTAANVDKSWIGTDVDAGLSRLVPGSVETLNDADAAGLAEMRYGAGRDRRGVVLMLTFGTGIGSALFVDGQLVPNTEFGHIQVDGEDGERRASAAAREREELSYPEWARRVDRYLDVLEAGLWPDLIIVGGGVSKKAHKWVPLLSTRTPVVPAELQNDAGIVGAALAATEHLEP from the coding sequence GTGCATGGCTTCGGGGTGGACATCGGCGGTAGCGGCATCAAGGGATGCCTGGTCGACCTGGACGAGGGCCGGCTGGTCGGTGAACGGCTGCGGATCGAGACGCCGCAGCCGTCGCTGCCCGAGCCGGTCTACGGCGTCGTGGCGGAGATCGTCGGCTCCTTCGGCTGGGACGGGCGCGTGGGCGTCACCTTCCCCGGCGTGATGAAGAGCGGCGTCGCCCACACGGCCGCCAACGTCGACAAGAGCTGGATCGGCACCGACGTCGACGCGGGCCTCTCGCGGCTCGTCCCCGGCTCGGTCGAGACCCTGAACGACGCCGACGCCGCCGGGCTGGCCGAGATGCGCTACGGGGCCGGGCGCGACCGGCGCGGGGTGGTGCTGATGCTCACGTTCGGCACCGGCATCGGCAGCGCCCTGTTCGTCGACGGGCAACTGGTGCCGAACACCGAGTTCGGGCACATCCAGGTCGACGGCGAGGACGGCGAACGGCGGGCGTCGGCGGCCGCGCGGGAACGCGAGGAGCTCAGCTACCCGGAGTGGGCTCGGCGGGTGGACCGCTACCTCGACGTGCTCGAGGCGGGCCTGTGGCCGGACCTGATCATCGTGGGCGGCGGGGTGAGCAAGAAGGCGCACAAGTGGGTGCCGCTGCTGTCGACCCGCACCCCCGTGGTGCCCGCCGAGCTGCAGAACGACGCCGGCATCGTCGGCGCCGCGCTCGCGGCCACAGAGCACCTGGAACCCTGA